Proteins from a single region of Pseudomonas phenolilytica:
- the ccmI gene encoding c-type cytochrome biogenesis protein CcmI produces MIDFWIAAGVLLLVALAFLLLPILRGRKAQAEEDRTALNVALYQERLAELAAQRAAGTLTEEQLEAGRADAARELLDDTEGSDATRSARLGRAVPLLAALLVPLLGYGLYLHWGASDKVELARQFGEQPRSLEEMTLRLERAVEAQPDSAEGWYFLGRTYMNQERPADAAKAFARVIELAGRQPELLGQWAQAQYFAGNRQWTKELQALTDEALRADPQEVTSLGLLGIAAYEEGRFQDAIGFWERLVATLPEEDPSREAIKGGIARAREQIGETAAAPAAAGESAAVRLQIEVTLDPSLQDDVRPDDSVFVFARAVSGPAIPLAAKRLRVADLPANISLGDADAMMPQLKMSNYPEVKLVARISREGNATKGEWAGQSEALKTAGGDKTIRLMIDKPDAP; encoded by the coding sequence GCTACCGATCCTGCGCGGGCGCAAGGCCCAGGCGGAAGAAGACCGCACCGCACTAAATGTCGCCCTGTATCAGGAGCGTCTCGCTGAGCTTGCTGCCCAGCGGGCCGCCGGCACCCTTACCGAGGAGCAACTAGAAGCCGGGCGCGCCGATGCCGCACGCGAGCTGCTGGACGATACCGAGGGCAGCGACGCCACGCGCAGCGCGCGGTTGGGACGTGCGGTGCCGCTGCTGGCGGCGCTGCTGGTGCCTCTGCTCGGCTACGGTCTGTACTTGCACTGGGGCGCCAGCGATAAGGTCGAGCTGGCCCGCCAGTTCGGCGAGCAGCCGCGCTCTCTCGAGGAAATGACGTTGCGCCTGGAGCGGGCTGTCGAAGCGCAGCCCGATTCCGCCGAGGGCTGGTACTTCCTCGGGCGGACATATATGAACCAGGAGCGTCCGGCTGACGCCGCCAAGGCGTTCGCCCGCGTGATCGAGTTGGCCGGCCGGCAGCCAGAGCTGCTTGGGCAGTGGGCACAGGCGCAGTATTTCGCCGGCAATCGGCAGTGGACGAAGGAACTGCAGGCGCTGACTGACGAAGCCTTGCGCGCCGATCCGCAGGAGGTGACCAGTCTTGGTCTGCTGGGGATCGCGGCGTACGAGGAAGGCCGCTTTCAGGATGCGATTGGCTTCTGGGAGCGTCTGGTGGCCACGCTGCCGGAAGAGGACCCGTCCCGTGAGGCGATCAAGGGCGGTATTGCCCGCGCGCGTGAGCAGATTGGCGAGACAGCAGCTGCGCCGGCGGCAGCCGGAGAATCGGCGGCGGTTCGGCTTCAGATCGAGGTTACCTTGGACCCGTCGCTGCAGGACGATGTGCGTCCGGATGACAGCGTATTCGTGTTCGCCCGTGCCGTATCGGGGCCGGCGATCCCGTTGGCGGCCAAGCGCCTGCGCGTTGCCGATCTGCCGGCCAACATCAGCCTGGGCGACGCGGATGCGATGATGCCGCAGCTGAAGATGTCCAATTACCCTGAGGTGAAGTTGGTGGCGCGCATTTCGCGCGAGGGTAATGCAACCAAAGGTGAGTGGGCGGGTCAGAGCGAAGCGTTGAAAACCGCAGGTGGCGACAAAACGATTCGCCTGATGATCGACAAGCCCGACGCTCCTTGA
- the fliT gene encoding flagellar protein FliT codes for MNMSVKRLEETGSALRNALAQQDWAAIGVLDRQCRQAVDEAMGESERDEVQVRQGMLQLLNLYGELVSACQTERQRIAGELRQFNQARESAKVYQLFG; via the coding sequence ATGAATATGTCCGTCAAACGTCTCGAAGAAACCGGCAGCGCCTTGCGCAATGCACTGGCGCAACAGGACTGGGCGGCTATCGGTGTGCTCGATCGTCAGTGCCGGCAAGCAGTCGATGAAGCCATGGGCGAGTCTGAGCGCGACGAAGTTCAGGTGCGCCAGGGCATGCTGCAGTTGCTGAACCTCTACGGAGAGCTGGTCAGCGCATGCCAGACGGAGCGCCAGCGTATCGCCGGCGAGTTGCGTCAATTCAACCAGGCGCGCGAGAGCGCCAAGGTCTACCAGCTGTTTGGATAG
- a CDS encoding sigma-54 dependent transcriptional regulator — protein sequence MWRDTKILLIDDDRDRCRDLTVILNFLSEDHLACSSHDWRDAVGGLESRSVIGVLLGEVTSKGGAVELFKQMSQWDENVPVILIGEPVPTDWPEELRRRVLTSLEMPPSYNKLLDSLHRAQIYREMYDQAKGRGRQREPNLFRSLVGTSRAVQHVREMMQQVADTEASVLILGESGTGKEVVARNLHYHSKRRQAPFVPVNCGAIPAELLESELFGHEKGAFTGAITARAGRFELAEGGTLFLDEIGDMPLPMQVKLLRVLQERTFERVGSNRTQVADVRIIAATHKDLEKMIEAGTFREDLYYRLNVFPIEMAPLRERVEDIPLLMNELISRMEHEKRGSIRFNSAAIMSLCRHDWPGNIRELANLVERMAIMHPYGVIGVMELPKKFRHVDDDDEQYAVSLHDEMEERAAISAPMAVPEAHAMLPIEGLDLKEYLGNLEQGLIHQALEDAGGVVARAAERLRIRRTTLVEKMRKYGMNRRDDDNGELASTED from the coding sequence ATGTGGCGTGATACCAAGATTTTGTTAATAGACGATGATCGTGACCGTTGTCGTGACTTGACTGTGATCCTGAATTTCCTCAGCGAGGATCATCTGGCGTGTTCCAGCCACGATTGGCGCGACGCCGTGGGGGGCTTGGAGTCGCGGAGCGTGATTGGCGTCCTGCTGGGCGAGGTCACTAGCAAGGGCGGGGCGGTCGAGCTGTTCAAGCAGATGAGTCAGTGGGACGAGAACGTGCCGGTAATCCTGATTGGCGAACCGGTGCCGACGGATTGGCCGGAAGAGCTGCGCCGCCGCGTGCTCACCAGCCTCGAGATGCCTCCCAGCTACAACAAGCTGCTCGATTCGCTGCACCGCGCGCAGATTTACCGGGAAATGTACGATCAGGCCAAGGGCCGCGGGCGTCAGCGCGAGCCGAATCTGTTTCGTAGCCTGGTCGGTACCAGCCGCGCCGTGCAGCACGTTCGCGAAATGATGCAGCAGGTCGCCGACACCGAGGCCAGCGTGTTGATACTCGGCGAATCCGGGACTGGCAAGGAAGTTGTCGCGCGCAACCTGCACTACCACTCCAAGCGACGCCAGGCACCGTTCGTGCCGGTGAACTGCGGCGCGATTCCGGCGGAACTGCTGGAGAGCGAGCTGTTTGGTCACGAGAAAGGCGCCTTCACCGGTGCGATCACGGCACGCGCCGGGCGTTTCGAGCTCGCCGAGGGCGGCACCCTGTTCCTCGACGAGATCGGCGACATGCCGCTGCCGATGCAGGTCAAGCTGCTGCGCGTGTTGCAGGAACGCACCTTCGAGCGCGTGGGCAGCAACCGCACGCAGGTGGCCGATGTGCGCATCATCGCCGCCACGCACAAGGATCTGGAGAAGATGATCGAGGCGGGCACATTCCGCGAAGATCTCTATTACCGCCTGAATGTCTTCCCGATCGAGATGGCGCCGCTGCGCGAGCGCGTTGAAGACATACCGCTGCTGATGAACGAACTGATCTCGCGTATGGAGCACGAGAAGCGCGGTTCGATCCGCTTCAACTCGGCGGCCATCATGTCGCTTTGCCGGCACGATTGGCCGGGCAACATTCGCGAGCTGGCTAATCTCGTCGAGCGAATGGCCATCATGCATCCGTATGGGGTAATCGGCGTCATGGAGCTGCCGAAGAAGTTTCGCCATGTCGATGACGACGACGAGCAGTATGCCGTCAGCCTGCATGATGAGATGGAAGAGCGGGCCGCGATCAGCGCGCCGATGGCGGTTCCCGAAGCGCATGCCATGCTGCCGATCGAGGGGCTGGATCTCAAGGAATACCTGGGCAACCTCGAACAGGGCCTGATCCATCAAGCGCTGGAAGATGCCGGCGGCGTTGTGGCACGGGCCGCGGAGCGTCTGCGCATCCGCCGCACGACGTTGGTGGAGAAAATGCGCAAGTACGGCATGAACCGCCGCGACGACGACAACGGCGAGTTGGCGTCAACCGAAGACTGA